In a genomic window of Vicia villosa cultivar HV-30 ecotype Madison, WI unplaced genomic scaffold, Vvil1.0 ctg.001650F_1_1, whole genome shotgun sequence:
- the LOC131636155 gene encoding uncharacterized protein LOC131636155, whose translation MAAAAVAGSSWARLRDCISAYSPSESVSDTFVWSLHDNAEFTVASIASVIDSAKSCAWDYHVINSLKVMWDLKLPPKIKVFTWRLFIDRLPTRDNLLKRGVTSVVCPNCVMCGSSLESSSHLFFFCQEVKAVWNYVFTWLDIAEEITVDDFLRFEVIQEKALGGKRRIAINFV comes from the coding sequence ATGGCAGCCGCGGCTGTTGCTGGCAGCAGCTGGGCTAGGCTGCGTGACTGCATCAGCGCATACAGCCCCAGCGAGTCTGTCTCCGACACTTTTGTGTGGTCCTTACACGATAACGCCGAGTTCACCGTTGCGAGCATTGCTTCCGTGATTGATAGCGCGAAGTCTTGTGCTTGGGATTATCATGTGATTAATTCGTTGAAGGTAATGTGGGATCTTAAACTTCCTCCCAAGATTAAGGTCTTTACTTGGCGGCTTTTTATTGACCGGCTTCCTACTAGAGATAATTTGTTGAAAAGAGGTGTGACTAGTGTTGTGTGTCCGAATTGTGTGATGTGCGGCTCCTctcttgaatcttcttcccatttattctttttttgtcAAGAGGTGAAAGCGGTTTGGAACTATGTATTCACGTGGCTTGATATAGCGGAGGAGATTACTGTGGATGATTTTCTTAGGTTCGAAGTCATCCAAGAAAAGGCGTTAGGTGGCAAGCGTAGAATTGCGatcaattttgtttga
- the LOC131636156 gene encoding uncharacterized protein LOC131636156 has protein sequence MENHIMLAYELIKGYGRKSGSPRCLIQLDLQKAYDMLNWNALQSIMMEIGLPSRFIQWVMATVTSVSYVFNVNGELTHTMQACRGIRQGDPISPLLFVLMMEYLSRLLAKMQVNQNFKLHAKCEKLGLTNLTFADDILLFCRGEVNYVRLLLSTVESFSMSTGLVMNPQKCKFCCGGVDHITKAAMKDIMGFEEGQLLVRYLGVPLPSKRLNITHYLPLIEKIVGRIDHWTSKLLSYAGKIQLIQSVAFAITRFWLQCFPIPKFVLTKIDSICRTFLWTAKHERSRKSPIAWEKICKPKCNGGLNVINLNTWNQVTLLKCL, from the coding sequence ATGGAGAATCATATCATGCTAGCCTATGAACTCATTAAAGGCTATGGGAGGAAATCAGGGAGTCCTAGATGTCTGATTCAACTAGATCTCCAAAAAGCATACGACATGCTGAATTGGAATGCCCTTCAGAGCATCATGATGGAGATTGGTTTGCCTAGCAGATTCATCCAATGGGTTATGGCCACAGTCACCTCTGTTTCTTATGTATTTAATGTAAATGGAGAGCTCACTCATACTATGCAAGCTTGTAGAGGAATCAGGCAAGGGGACCCTATCTCCCCCTTGCTATTTGTTCTAATGATGGAGTATTTGAGTAGATTGCTAGCTAAAATGCAAGTgaaccaaaatttcaaacttcatgCAAAATGTGAAAAATTGGGACTGACCAATCTTACTTTTGCAGATGACATTCTTCTATTCTGCAGGGGAGAGGTTAACTATGTTAGATTGCTTCTCAGCACTGTTGAATCTTTTTCCATGTCCACAGGATTGGTTATGAATCCTCAGAAGTGTAAGTTTTGTTGTGGTGGAGTTGATCACATAACCAAAGCTGCTATGAAAGATATCatgggatttgaggagggccagTTACTAGTTAGATACCTTGGGGTACCTTTACCTAGTAAAAGACTAAATATCACTCATTATCTTCCCCTCATTGAAAAAATTGTTGGTAGAATTGATCACTGGACTTCAAAGCTCCTTAGTTATGCAGGCAAAATCCAGCTTATACAGAGTGTGGCATTTGCTATAACACGGTTTTGGCTCCAATGTTTTCCTATACCAAAGTTTGTGTTAACCAAAATTGATTCAATTTGCAGAACATTTCTCTGGACAGCCAAGCATGAAAGGAGTAGGAAGAGTCCGATAGCTTGGGAAAAAATCTGTAAGCCCAAGTGTAATGGTGGTCTAAATGTGATAAATCTCAATACTTGGAATCAAGTCACCTTGCTCAAATGTCTCTAG